The proteins below are encoded in one region of Thermosulfurimonas marina:
- the flgA gene encoding flagellar basal body P-ring formation chaperone FlgA gives MGGPRDVKEWLEILAFLGLLFLWTFLALFWTGSLARARTITEEHLREVFRKEIVSTLPWPEEAVEITRFSAEPLPLEVPEGAVERVRISGAPHPGSNTLLVDYLLKGRLLARVRVLGFVEVWVPVAVLKRPLPRGAVLSATDLTLERRPLTRLPQDALFDLKEAVGKELRVGLPAGRVLRRSQIRAPALVHRNQIVRIVARSAHLTVTARGQARQDGRPGEIIRVRNLSSKKEIYARVTGPGVVEVTF, from the coding sequence ATGGGCGGGCCTAGGGACGTTAAAGAATGGCTGGAGATCCTTGCCTTCTTAGGACTCCTTTTCCTCTGGACCTTTCTGGCCCTCTTCTGGACCGGGAGCCTGGCCCGGGCCCGAACCATCACCGAGGAGCACCTGCGGGAGGTCTTCCGAAAAGAGATAGTCTCGACGCTTCCCTGGCCGGAGGAAGCGGTGGAAATCACCCGCTTTTCCGCCGAGCCCCTGCCCCTCGAGGTCCCGGAGGGGGCGGTGGAGCGGGTGCGGATCTCCGGGGCCCCTCATCCGGGCTCCAACACCCTCCTGGTGGACTATCTGCTTAAAGGGCGTCTCCTAGCCCGGGTGCGGGTCCTGGGGTTCGTGGAGGTGTGGGTGCCGGTGGCCGTCCTCAAAAGGCCCCTTCCGCGGGGAGCCGTACTTTCGGCCACGGATCTGACCCTGGAAAGGCGCCCCCTTACCCGACTCCCCCAGGACGCCCTCTTTGACCTAAAAGAGGCCGTGGGGAAGGAGCTCCGGGTGGGCCTTCCCGCAGGGCGCGTCCTGCGCCGCTCCCAGATAAGGGCTCCGGCCCTGGTGCACCGCAACCAGATCGTGCGCATCGTGGCCCGCAGTGCCCATCTTACGGTCACCGCCCGGGGCCAGGCCCGACAGGACGGCCGCCCCGGAGAGATCATCCGGGTGCGCAATCTTTCGAGCAAAAAGGAAATCTATGCCCGGGTCACGGGCCCGGGGGTGGTGGAGGTGACCTTCTGA
- the flgG gene encoding flagellar basal-body rod protein FlgG — protein sequence MIRGLWSAATGMQGQQLQLDTIANNLANVNTPGFKKSRVDFEDLFYQKLKMAGAQTAEGTQVPVGMEIGLGVRPVAIHKLFTQGEYQQTNQELDWAIEGRGFFKVLVNGEELYTRAGNFKIDRDGYIVTANGARLQPEFVVPTGTVRIEVTPDGMISALDANGNVLAQTQLLIYDFPNPAGLDAIGRNLYRATDAAGDPIEGNPGSQGLGTIAQGYLEMSNVDVVEEMVKMIITQRAYEANSKGILTADQMLELANNLKR from the coding sequence ATGATCCGAGGACTCTGGAGTGCAGCCACGGGCATGCAGGGCCAGCAGTTACAACTGGACACCATCGCCAACAATCTGGCCAACGTGAACACCCCGGGGTTTAAGAAGTCGCGGGTGGACTTCGAGGACCTCTTTTATCAGAAGCTCAAGATGGCCGGGGCCCAGACCGCGGAGGGCACCCAGGTGCCGGTGGGCATGGAGATCGGTCTGGGGGTGCGTCCGGTGGCCATCCACAAGCTCTTCACCCAGGGGGAGTACCAGCAGACTAACCAGGAGCTGGACTGGGCCATTGAGGGCCGGGGGTTCTTCAAGGTCCTGGTAAACGGGGAGGAACTTTACACCCGGGCGGGGAACTTCAAGATCGATCGCGACGGCTATATCGTCACCGCCAACGGGGCGCGGCTGCAGCCGGAATTCGTGGTTCCCACCGGGACGGTGCGCATCGAGGTTACCCCGGACGGGATGATCTCCGCCCTGGACGCCAACGGGAACGTCCTGGCCCAGACCCAGCTTCTCATCTACGACTTTCCCAACCCCGCGGGGCTCGACGCCATCGGACGTAATCTCTACCGGGCCACGGATGCCGCCGGCGACCCCATCGAGGGTAATCCCGGAAGTCAGGGCCTGGGGACCATCGCTCAGGGGTATCTCGAGATGTCCAATGTGGACGTGGTGGAGGAGATGGTCAAGATGATCATTACCCAGCGGGCCTACGAGGCCAATTCCAAGGGGATTCTCACCGCGGACCAAATGCTGGAGCTAGCCAACAACCTCAAGAGGTAG
- the flgF gene encoding flagellar basal-body rod protein FlgF: protein MAGIKVNPQLGVLEALEAGQLLERRLAVTTHNLANVDTPGYKRDRLSFREYLLPKIGPNYRRIFKEIRQYTDFEQGEIRPTGNPLDLALVGEGFFKVLTPEGVAYTRAGNFTLDREGRLVTPQGWPVLADGAPVILDPGLARGGLITLPRERILIHDDGTISVDGTTVARLDVVTFDDLSKLKKVGQNLFRAEGAQERPAENFQVRQGYLEGSNVNPLTEVVHLIEIHREFEAVQKAIRSADEATGRLIETTGRV from the coding sequence ATGGCGGGAATCAAGGTCAATCCGCAGCTGGGAGTGCTCGAGGCCCTGGAGGCCGGGCAACTTCTGGAGAGACGTCTTGCAGTGACCACCCACAACCTGGCCAACGTGGACACCCCGGGCTACAAGCGCGACCGGCTCTCCTTCCGGGAATATCTCCTGCCCAAGATCGGGCCCAACTACCGGCGCATCTTCAAGGAGATCCGCCAGTACACGGATTTCGAGCAGGGGGAGATCCGGCCCACCGGAAACCCCCTGGATCTGGCCCTGGTGGGAGAGGGTTTTTTCAAGGTCCTCACCCCGGAGGGGGTGGCCTACACCCGGGCCGGGAACTTCACCCTGGACCGGGAGGGCCGCCTGGTGACTCCTCAGGGCTGGCCGGTCCTGGCCGACGGGGCCCCGGTGATCCTGGACCCCGGTCTGGCCCGGGGAGGGCTCATCACCCTTCCCCGGGAGCGCATCCTCATTCACGACGACGGGACCATCTCCGTAGACGGAACCACCGTGGCCCGCCTAGACGTGGTGACCTTCGACGACCTCTCCAAGCTTAAAAAGGTGGGACAGAACCTCTTCCGGGCCGAAGGGGCCCAGGAACGGCCGGCGGAAAATTTCCAGGTTCGCCAGGGTTATCTGGAGGGCTCCAATGTCAATCCCCTGACGGAAGTGGTGCACCTCATCGAGATCCATCGGGAATTTGAGGCGGTGCAGAAGGCCATCCGCAGCGCGGACGAGGCCACGGGCCGCCTCATCGAGACCACCGGAAGGGTCTAA
- a CDS encoding AsmA family protein, which yields MRLIYKILIGVGILLVLAVVALSLLVRAYLKPERIRPLVVERVEKALGRKVELARVEVGLFKGIRLEGLSVKEADGKTDFVRVKGLRVKFALWPLLQKKVVLTRAEISGPYLHLVRDRKGHFNWESLGPPKPSAKKPSAEKPSAQGGAPFLLVVPKFEIKEGLLVFEDQLGELPSLKIPFQLAASLTEAEARARLSFRVFDSPWQAEARVAHWTSAPDLFLSLSGETLDLNPFLKEGPQAGEKPSPSSGVKRRGAEKEVKLPALPFRRAQARVNIKKILYRKLAVSALALKASYAKGHLTSELTCEVARGKVKDRIEAELLSHPPHWKVRETGEGVEIAELLSGLWPDLPGRLRGRASYDGNFTASGLSLAKMMDTLSGSGVFRLAPLELSDLPATRKLASLLGLPELSTLLFDRASGIFQIAQRRATLSAALSGKTLSARIAQGVVTLDGILDLPVDLVFSPELSKKLTGKWPPARHLVNEKGEVELTLELKGPYRKPRVILRSRAVERTIKEKVQEQLQKWLPFGK from the coding sequence ATGCGCCTTATCTATAAGATCCTCATCGGGGTGGGTATCCTTCTGGTCCTGGCGGTGGTGGCCCTTTCCCTTCTGGTAAGGGCCTATCTCAAGCCGGAAAGGATTCGTCCCCTGGTGGTGGAAAGGGTCGAAAAGGCCCTGGGACGGAAGGTGGAGCTAGCCCGGGTGGAGGTGGGGCTTTTCAAAGGGATTCGCCTGGAGGGCCTTTCCGTAAAGGAGGCCGACGGGAAGACCGACTTCGTGCGGGTGAAAGGGCTCCGGGTGAAGTTTGCCCTCTGGCCCCTTCTCCAGAAAAAGGTAGTCCTTACCCGGGCGGAGATCTCCGGTCCCTATCTGCACCTGGTGCGGGACCGCAAGGGGCATTTCAATTGGGAGAGCCTGGGCCCCCCCAAGCCCTCTGCGAAGAAGCCCTCGGCAGAAAAGCCCTCGGCCCAGGGCGGAGCGCCCTTTCTTCTGGTGGTCCCCAAGTTCGAAATCAAAGAAGGACTTCTGGTCTTTGAGGATCAGCTGGGGGAGCTTCCCTCCCTCAAGATCCCCTTCCAGCTTGCGGCCTCCCTTACCGAGGCCGAGGCCCGAGCCCGACTTTCCTTCAGGGTCTTCGACTCTCCCTGGCAGGCCGAAGCCCGGGTAGCGCACTGGACCTCTGCCCCGGACCTCTTTCTTTCCCTTTCCGGAGAGACCCTGGACCTCAATCCTTTCCTCAAAGAGGGCCCTCAGGCCGGGGAAAAACCCTCGCCTTCTTCGGGGGTGAAAAGAAGGGGGGCTGAAAAGGAAGTCAAGCTCCCCGCCCTCCCCTTCCGGCGGGCTCAAGCCCGGGTGAACATCAAAAAGATCCTTTACCGCAAGCTTGCCGTCTCGGCCCTGGCCCTCAAAGCCTCTTACGCAAAGGGACACCTCACCTCCGAGCTCACCTGTGAGGTGGCCCGCGGAAAGGTAAAGGACCGGATCGAGGCCGAACTCCTCTCGCACCCCCCACACTGGAAGGTCCGGGAGACCGGGGAGGGGGTGGAAATCGCCGAACTTTTGAGTGGCCTCTGGCCGGATCTTCCCGGGCGCCTCCGGGGTCGGGCCTCCTATGACGGCAATTTCACCGCCTCCGGCCTGAGTTTGGCAAAGATGATGGATACCCTTTCGGGCTCCGGGGTCTTTCGCCTCGCACCCCTAGAGCTTTCCGATCTTCCGGCCACCCGGAAACTGGCCTCCCTTCTCGGCCTTCCGGAACTCTCCACTCTTCTTTTTGACCGGGCCTCCGGAATATTCCAGATCGCCCAGAGGAGGGCCACCCTTTCCGCGGCCCTTTCTGGAAAGACGCTTTCGGCCCGCATCGCCCAGGGGGTGGTCACCCTGGACGGGATACTGGATCTTCCCGTGGATCTGGTCTTTTCCCCCGAACTTTCCAAAAAATTGACGGGAAAGTGGCCCCCGGCCCGACACCTGGTAAACGAAAAGGGCGAGGTGGAGCTCACTCTGGAACTCAAAGGGCCCTACCGCAAGCCCCGGGTAATACTCCGCTCCCGCGCGGTGGAAAGAACCATCAAAGAGAAGGTCCAAGAGCAACTCCAGAAGTGGCTCCCCTTCGGTAAGTAG
- a CDS encoding LptF/LptG family permease, with the protein MRLYQRYLLGPLAFFLPLFLLALSGVYLLVEFFERLEDLLSAGGPPGLFFLYLLYRLPEILFQVWPAAAALAALASLAFLSRGNELLALRALGFSPWRLVKPYLVTLLALSFLVSGLLALTLPRSTYQALYTWEVRIKRAQPATLLASGRLFFSGPDFLLWARPLEPGGELLADLLLIRKKGDEPAAYLYARRAWFLKGTWWRLEGALFAEKKGDFAPQRMENRGFDLGFSPEILLSVKRPLKALSLRELLARYRFLEASGFSPVAPLTEILYRFLYPFLSPLLAAPALLAFLTFRGKRALAKGLSVGLLLTAFFYGLVVLLRVLALGGHLPVGLALFLLWTGPIGSAILFLKKTY; encoded by the coding sequence GTGAGGCTCTACCAGCGCTATCTCCTTGGGCCTCTGGCCTTTTTCCTGCCGCTTTTTCTCCTGGCCCTCTCCGGGGTCTATCTCCTGGTGGAGTTCTTTGAGAGACTGGAGGACCTTCTTTCCGCAGGCGGACCTCCGGGGCTTTTCTTTCTTTATCTCCTCTATCGGCTTCCGGAGATCCTCTTTCAGGTCTGGCCCGCCGCGGCGGCCCTGGCAGCCCTGGCCTCTCTGGCCTTCCTTTCCCGGGGAAACGAACTCCTGGCCCTGCGGGCCCTGGGTTTTTCGCCCTGGCGCCTGGTCAAACCCTATCTGGTGACCCTGCTGGCCCTCTCCTTTCTGGTTTCCGGTCTTTTGGCCCTGACCCTTCCGCGGAGCACCTATCAGGCCCTTTACACCTGGGAGGTGAGGATCAAAAGGGCCCAGCCGGCCACCCTCCTGGCCTCGGGACGGCTCTTTTTCTCCGGGCCGGACTTCCTCCTCTGGGCCCGGCCTCTGGAGCCGGGGGGCGAACTCCTGGCCGACCTCCTCCTTATCCGAAAAAAGGGGGATGAGCCTGCGGCTTACCTCTACGCCCGCCGGGCCTGGTTTCTTAAGGGAACCTGGTGGAGGCTAGAGGGCGCCCTTTTTGCGGAAAAAAAGGGAGATTTTGCCCCTCAAAGGATGGAAAATCGGGGTTTTGATCTGGGGTTTTCTCCGGAAATCCTCCTTTCGGTGAAAAGGCCGCTTAAGGCCTTGAGTCTACGGGAACTGCTCGCCCGTTATCGGTTTCTTGAGGCCTCGGGATTCTCTCCGGTGGCCCCGCTCACGGAGATCCTTTACCGCTTCCTTTACCCCTTCCTGAGTCCGCTCCTTGCGGCCCCGGCCCTTCTCGCCTTTCTCACCTTCCGGGGCAAACGGGCCCTGGCCAAGGGCCTTTCGGTGGGCCTCCTCCTTACGGCCTTCTTCTACGGCCTGGTGGTCCTTCTCAGGGTCCTGGCCCTGGGGGGACACCTTCCCGTAGGGCTGGCCCTTTTCCTCCTTTGGACAGGGCCGATCGGTTCGGCTATCCTTTTCCTGAAAAAGACCTATTGA
- a CDS encoding LptF/LptG family permease has product MLTRYLLREILSNLLWVLSLGLLLLYLARMADFGPEIFARGGQVADLLRFSGYLLLFLLPFALPLAGLAGVLLAFIRLAHDREILALASLGISPLRLTRAVALTAAGLFALALLLTLLLVPQAKRRMRDTLWQLAVKRLERGLPEKTPVDWFPGTLLYARRVKEGFRLKDVYILREGPGGKKGFLYARRGRLTLFPGGAELLLEKGEGHFFSSDLQRVENLYFESYRYRFPLSPPEERELKRGEMGLFELLSRARSSKLPPHKRRKYLAEFYQRFFYPLAALVLPFLGLPLGLSLKASGRAPALILGLLLHLFYYLLFSLGSTLAEEGKLAPPLALGLAPALFLALGLVLWRFSLRREGL; this is encoded by the coding sequence GTGCTCACAAGATACCTCCTGCGGGAGATCCTTTCAAACCTCCTCTGGGTCCTTTCTCTGGGCCTCCTTCTCCTCTATCTGGCCCGTATGGCGGATTTTGGCCCGGAGATCTTCGCCCGGGGAGGACAGGTTGCGGATCTTCTGCGCTTTTCCGGCTACCTCCTCCTCTTTCTTTTGCCCTTTGCCCTGCCACTGGCCGGCTTGGCCGGGGTACTTCTGGCCTTCATACGTCTGGCCCACGATCGCGAGATCCTGGCCCTGGCCTCCCTGGGCATCTCTCCTTTACGGCTGACCAGGGCCGTGGCCCTCACCGCCGCGGGGCTCTTTGCCCTGGCCCTGCTTCTGACCCTCCTTCTGGTCCCCCAGGCCAAACGCCGCATGCGGGATACCCTCTGGCAACTGGCGGTCAAGCGCCTGGAAAGGGGGCTTCCGGAAAAGACTCCGGTGGACTGGTTCCCGGGCACCCTGCTTTATGCCCGGAGGGTCAAAGAGGGCTTTCGGCTGAAGGATGTTTACATCCTCCGGGAAGGCCCCGGAGGCAAGAAGGGTTTTCTTTATGCTCGGAGGGGACGGCTGACCCTCTTTCCCGGAGGGGCAGAACTCCTTCTGGAGAAGGGAGAGGGGCACTTCTTTTCTTCCGATCTTCAAAGGGTGGAAAACCTCTACTTTGAAAGTTACCGTTATCGCTTTCCCTTGAGCCCCCCGGAGGAACGGGAGCTTAAGCGAGGGGAGATGGGGCTTTTCGAGCTTCTTTCCCGGGCCCGCTCCTCCAAACTTCCGCCCCACAAGCGCCGGAAATATCTCGCGGAGTTCTACCAGAGGTTTTTCTACCCCCTGGCCGCCCTGGTGCTTCCCTTTCTGGGGCTTCCTCTAGGCTTGAGTCTCAAGGCCTCGGGGCGGGCCCCGGCCCTCATCCTGGGGCTCCTCCTCCATCTCTTCTATTACCTCCTCTTTTCCCTGGGAAGCACCCTGGCGGAGGAAGGGAAACTGGCCCCGCCCCTGGCCCTGGGACTGGCCCCGGCCCTTTTCCTGGCCCTCGGGCTGGTCCTCTGGCGCTTTAGTCTTCGGAGGGAGGGGCTGTGA